Proteins from a genomic interval of Schistosoma mansoni strain Puerto Rico chromosome 6, complete genome:
- a CDS encoding putative normocyte-binding protein 1, with protein sequence MGSGSSILSPGINIHGKITKRLFENSKSKPHQSYKSSKQFTCNPEDNINDINDGKSVHSIDQTITNYKVESFYYDEDYLDKIEDDDNEEDIINNKTQSFKLEQNKLKVDNTVEGEEPYNTLNNNDNLYEHKEETDHNPFLQPDKQCYESLKDNISENSIRTILNDLNTSCTIEYLKSLEYPKLLQNDLSLSITSMNSLCTQSISNNNEQRNDKQKFQTQPNTTYIGNSVDCLTSSMDKSEIDSILVIQSSNINNKQLQSNFTPLIDNVQSYINPLKHNMHVQCNMNGEHLDELRYQVNVVDDLDKSFNTRLDGSKWETIKNKNQHDDVMILSKQIPIVSMNSCQMMDCTKPNTTSCSEIDHDNEEYLSLNDYQFDQIYHERFQLKSNYDPFDLDEEYNKPDSISHRNLMDISLPNNNEYEIQSVTHELNSQSEEPISIDIRKEGYIYTPIVIEKIDSSTMNTIETIHSVQTVKKCIKTTESYLTEQVLMRKDTDEIEMNEDNNVLDNYKKSILVNNEHSNQSTITKIINECTVEFHRPIYVQVVNSLHND encoded by the exons atggGAAGTGGATCTAGTATCCTTTCTCCAGGAATTAATATCCATGGTAAAATTACAAAGAGACTTTTTGAAAATAGCAAATCGAAACCACATCAATCATACAAATCCTCTAAACAGTTCACATGTAATCCAGAGGACAATATTAATGATATTAACGATGGAAAATCGGTTCATTCAATTGATCAAACCATAACAAATTATAAAGTCGAAAGTTTCTATTATGATGAAGATTATCTAGATAAAATTGAAGACGATGATAATGAAGAAG atataataaataataaaacacaaAGTTTCAAATTAgaacaaaataaacttaaagtaGATAATACCGTTGAAGGAGAGGAACCTTATAATActctaaataacaatgataatttaTATGAGCACAAAGAAGAAACTGATCATAACCCCTTTCTTCAACCTGACAAACAATGTTATGAAAGCCTGAAAGATAACATAAGTGAAAACTCAATTAGGACAATACTTAATGACTTGAATACTAGCTGTACAAtagaatatttaaaatcattagaATATCCAAAGTTACTACAAAATGATCTATCACTATCTataacatcaatgaattcaTTGTGTACTCAAtctatttcaaataataatgaacaaagAAATGATAAACAGAAATTTCAAACACAacctaatactacttatattggtAATTCAGTAGATTGTTTAACATCTTCAATGGATAAATCTGAAATAGATTCTATTCTAGTTATTCAATCatctaatataaataataaacaattacaATCAAACTTTACACCATTAATAGATAATGTACAAAGTTATATAAATCCATTAAAACATAATATGCATGTACAATGTAATATGAATGGTGAACATTTAGACGAACTTCGTTACCAAGTGAATGTAGTTGATGATTTAGATAAAAGTTTCAATACAAGACTCGACGGATCAAAATGGGaaactataaaaaataaaaatcaacatgATGACGTAATGATATTATCAAAACAAATTCCTATCGTCTCTATGAATAGTTGTCAAATGATGGATTGTACAAAGCCTAATACAACTAGTTGTTCAGAAATCGATCATgataatgaagaatatttatcattaaatgaTTATCAATTTGATCAAATATATCATGAAAGGTTtcaattaaaatcaaattatgATCCATTTGATTTAGATGAGGAATATAATAAACCTGATTCAATTAGTCATAGAAACTTAATGGATATATCTTTaccaaataataatgaatatgaaattCAATCTGTTACTCATGAATTGAATAGTCAATCAGAAGAACCAATTAGTATTGATATTCGTAAAGAAGGTTATATTTATACACCTATTGTAATAGAAAAGATTGATAGTTCTACAATGAATACAATTGAGACAATTCATTCAGTTCAAACTGtgaaaaaatgtataaaaacaacTGAATCCTATTTAACTGAACAAGTTTTAATGAGAAAAGATACTGATgaaattgaaatgaatgaagACAATAATGTTTTGGACAAttataaaaaatcaatattagTAAACAATGAGCATTCAAATCAATCCACTATaactaaaataataaatgaatgtacTGTTGAATTTCATAGGCCAATCTATGTTCAAGTAGTAAATAGTTTACATAACGATTAA